CCCTTCTTTAAATGAAGGAACATTCTCAGAGATTCCCACACCCATTGAAGGATTCGTTCCCCAGGTGACCATCGGCTCAACTTCTGATGCATCGATCTCGATAACTTTGTCGTATGAAGCATTGGAATCCGACTTAAGGTCCTCCCACTGCTTCACTTTTTCTTCAAATTCATAATCTTTAGGAGCGTATTTTCTTCCTCTAATATACTCATACGTTGTATCATCTGGTTCAATCAAACCTGCTTTCGCACCCGCTTCAATGGACATGTTGCACAATGTCATCCGTTCTTCCATTGTGAAATTTCTTACCGTCTCTCCTGTAAATTCAATAACATGTCCTGCACCGGCGTTAGTACCATGCCTGGCAATAAGAGCAAGTACAATGTCTTTGGCTGTTACGCCGAATCCTGGTTTTCCTTCAATATTCACTTTGAGCTGCTTCGGTTTTTGCTGCCAAAGTGTCTGGGTGGCCAGAACATGCTCCACTTCGCTCGTTCCAATCCCAAAAGCCAAGGCACCAAACGCTCCGTGTGTAGAAGTATGGCTGTCTCCGCATACGATGGTTTTGCCGGGTACCGTCAGGCCAAGCTCCGGACCGATGACATGTACGATTCCCTGGTCAGCAGAGTCAAGACCTTCCAAATGAATACCATATTCTTTGCAGTTTTCCTCAAGGGTTTGAATTTGCTTCAGCGCGATGCGGTCATCAATGACAAACCGATTTTTGGTCGGTATGTTATGATCCATCGTTGCAAAACAAAGGGCGGGTTTTCGGACTTTTCTATTCTTTTCCCGCAAGCCGGCAAAGGCTTGCGGGGAAGTCACCTCATGAAGGAGGTGCAGGTCAATATATAAAAGACCGGGCTTGTTCTTTTCCTGAATGACTGCGTGTTTATCCCAGATTTTATCTATGATTGTTTTTGCCATTTTGCACCTTCCTCCTTACACATATATTTCAAGCAGCGTTGCGGCCGCCGCGTCTTCCTCCAGCCGGTAAACCAACTGTTCCACCATTTCATCCGTTGTTGAGACTCTGCTCTTTTTGGTTTGTATGTCACCCGTACGGAATTTCGCGTTCAGGACTTCCTGAACGGCCATTTCAATGGCATCCGCCTCTTCGTTCATATGAAAGGAATGTCTGAGCATCATTGCTGCTGAAAGTACCATTCCCAGCGGATTGGCCGTATTAGTTCCTGCAATATCAGGAGCTGAACCATGAACGGGTTCAAACAATCCTGCACCTTCTTCACTCAATGATGCCGAGGCAAGCATTCCAAGAGATCCGGTAATCATGGAGGCTTCATCAGACAGGATGTCGCCAAACATATTCTCTGTCACGATAACATCAAATTGTGCAGGGTTCCGGACAAGCTGCATGGCCGCATTGTCAACAAGCATGTGGTCAACTTTAACATCTGGAAAGCTCATCGCTATTTCGTTTACAACTTCCCTCCATAGTTTGCTTGATTCCAGCACATTGGCTTTATCCACTGAAGTCAGCTTTCCGGTTCTGGAAGCCGCAAGTTCAAACGCCTTTTTCACTACTCTTTCAATTTCTTGCCTATGATAGTACAGCGTGTCTACCGCTTCATCGGATCCTGATCTCCCTTTTGGCTGAGCGAAATACAAGCCGCCTGTCAGTTCTCTTACAAACACCAAGTCTACATTTTCGATCAGTTCAGGTTTTAGCGGAGAAATATCTGCTAATGGACTGAATGCTTTTACCGGCCTCAGATTGGCGAAAACGTTGAGTTCCTTACGGATTTGGAGCAGTCCGTGTTCGGGACGCTGATCCATGCCATCCCATTTAGGTCCACCCACGGCTCCCAAAAGAACCGCGTCACTCTTTTTGCATTGTTCAAGCGTTTCAGGGGGCAGTGGATTTCCTGTCTCATCGATGGCTTTTCCGCCGATCGGCATCTCCGTCACTGTAAAACGATGCTGAAATCGGGATTCAATGGCTTTGAGCACCCGCAATGCCCCTTTCATTACTTCCGGTCCGATTCCGTCACCCGGCAAGACTGTAATTGTTTTTTCCATCTTGACCCCTCCTCATAAAATTTATAGACTGACTTTCACTAATTCTTCTTTTTGAACGTTCATAATCGTTTTGTTTAACGCATGAACGTATGCTTTTGCTGATGCTTGAAGCACATCCTGAGCAGTTCCGCTTCCGTTGATTTCCTGTTCCTCGTACTTTAGCAGAACATAGACCTGTGCTAATGCATCTCTTCCTGAACCGACGGATTGAATACGGTAATCTTTCAGCTGTACAGGCAGCGGCAGCATTTTATCCAATGTATTGTAAATGGCCTCTACACTTCCTGAGCCTGTGCCTGCTTCCTGGATGCTCTTTCCATCTGGCGCTTTTAGCGTAATGGTTGCAGTCGGAATATTATTCGTGCCATAGTTCACCTGAATATCACCTAACTGGTACATAGGGACTGGCGGCTGGAT
This genomic stretch from Fictibacillus marinisediminis harbors:
- the leuC gene encoding 3-isopropylmalate dehydratase large subunit gives rise to the protein MAKTIIDKIWDKHAVIQEKNKPGLLYIDLHLLHEVTSPQAFAGLREKNRKVRKPALCFATMDHNIPTKNRFVIDDRIALKQIQTLEENCKEYGIHLEGLDSADQGIVHVIGPELGLTVPGKTIVCGDSHTSTHGAFGALAFGIGTSEVEHVLATQTLWQQKPKQLKVNIEGKPGFGVTAKDIVLALIARHGTNAGAGHVIEFTGETVRNFTMEERMTLCNMSIEAGAKAGLIEPDDTTYEYIRGRKYAPKDYEFEEKVKQWEDLKSDSNASYDKVIEIDASEVEPMVTWGTNPSMGVGISENVPSFKEGQPERERESLQKALAYMGLAPGQSLTEVPVQHVFIGSCTNSRLSDLKAAAQVIKGKKVHAGVHAIVVPGSQQVKVKAEKEGLHKVFQEAGFEWRDSGCSMCLGMNPDIVPEGERCASTSNRNFEGRQGKGARTHLVSPTMAAAAAIEGKFVDVRKFVSGTREGEAYARI
- the leuB gene encoding 3-isopropylmalate dehydrogenase; translation: MEKTITVLPGDGIGPEVMKGALRVLKAIESRFQHRFTVTEMPIGGKAIDETGNPLPPETLEQCKKSDAVLLGAVGGPKWDGMDQRPEHGLLQIRKELNVFANLRPVKAFSPLADISPLKPELIENVDLVFVRELTGGLYFAQPKGRSGSDEAVDTLYYHRQEIERVVKKAFELAASRTGKLTSVDKANVLESSKLWREVVNEIAMSFPDVKVDHMLVDNAAMQLVRNPAQFDVIVTENMFGDILSDEASMITGSLGMLASASLSEEGAGLFEPVHGSAPDIAGTNTANPLGMVLSAAMMLRHSFHMNEEADAIEMAVQEVLNAKFRTGDIQTKKSRVSTTDEMVEQLVYRLEEDAAAATLLEIYV